One genomic segment of Hydrocarboniclastica marina includes these proteins:
- a CDS encoding methyl-accepting chemotaxis protein — protein sequence MFNTRLKTELQEQSAELFLLRQLSEQMNKGMLSIRLDANICVSTCNTAFASALGFAANDLTGRPLSELVPPYVKDLPCFREFNKALAKFAPVSDDYRYLRADGTLAWLNLNWFPIRGEDGSLAHIQGYGREVSKSIEQAKEADAFIDALIRSTAVIQFNLDGTVITANAQFLQTMGYKLDQIVGKHHRMFCTADEASSQQYEAFWQRLNSGEYVADRFRRLDSSGREVWLEATYNPVHDAEGKLFKVVKFASVVTDQVDRETQVRDAAGIAFEVSRKTDSSAEQGATVVQQTVTTMQGIASQMQSATESIEALGKQSLLISTIVKTIGDIAAQTNLLALNAAIEAARAGDQGRGFAVVADEVRQLAGRTSTATEEIVSVVQKNQTLVDTAVSQMFSSREQAEQGLALASQAGNVIMEIQKGAKQVVGAVGQFTNELL from the coding sequence ATGTTCAATACTCGCCTGAAAACAGAACTGCAGGAGCAGAGCGCCGAGTTGTTCCTGTTACGGCAGCTGAGTGAACAGATGAATAAGGGCATGTTGTCCATCAGGCTTGACGCCAACATCTGTGTATCCACGTGCAACACGGCATTTGCCAGCGCATTGGGTTTTGCCGCGAATGATCTCACGGGTCGGCCGCTATCTGAGCTTGTTCCTCCGTATGTCAAAGACCTGCCTTGTTTCCGCGAGTTCAACAAGGCATTAGCGAAGTTTGCCCCTGTCTCTGATGACTATCGGTATTTACGTGCAGATGGGACGCTCGCCTGGCTGAACCTGAACTGGTTTCCCATCCGGGGTGAGGACGGTTCGCTCGCTCATATTCAGGGATACGGGCGGGAGGTAAGCAAGTCGATTGAGCAAGCGAAGGAGGCTGATGCTTTTATCGATGCGCTGATCCGTTCCACCGCCGTGATTCAGTTTAATCTCGACGGCACGGTGATCACCGCTAACGCACAGTTCCTGCAGACCATGGGCTACAAACTCGATCAGATCGTCGGAAAACACCACCGCATGTTCTGTACTGCAGATGAAGCATCTTCGCAGCAGTACGAAGCGTTCTGGCAGCGGCTCAATAGCGGCGAGTACGTGGCCGACCGTTTCCGGCGGCTCGACAGCAGCGGTCGCGAAGTATGGCTTGAGGCAACCTACAATCCAGTGCACGACGCGGAGGGTAAGCTTTTTAAAGTGGTCAAGTTTGCCAGTGTTGTCACCGATCAGGTTGATCGCGAAACCCAGGTGCGTGATGCCGCGGGCATTGCCTTCGAGGTTTCCAGGAAAACGGATTCGAGCGCCGAGCAGGGTGCAACGGTCGTCCAGCAGACTGTAACGACCATGCAGGGAATCGCGTCGCAGATGCAATCGGCTACTGAAAGCATTGAGGCCCTGGGCAAACAGTCATTGTTAATCAGCACGATCGTCAAAACTATCGGCGACATCGCTGCCCAGACCAACTTGCTGGCACTCAATGCGGCTATTGAAGCAGCGCGTGCCGGCGACCAGGGGCGCGGATTTGCGGTGGTCGCTGACGAGGTTCGGCAGCTGGCGGGTCGCACCAGCACAGCTACCGAAGAAATCGTAAGCGTAGTGCAGAAGAACCAGACCCTTGTGGATACTGCCGTCAGCCAGATGTTCAGCAGCCGGGAACAGGCCGAGCAGGGTCTGGCCCTGGCCAGCCAGGCTGGGAACGTGATTATGGAGATTCAGAAGGGCGCCAAACAGGTCGTGGGCGCCGTCGGCCAGTTCACAAACGAACTGCTCTGA
- a CDS encoding cation transporter, whose product MSGSCCENSCSAPGPEDSRFRKILWVALVLNGAMFFVEIVGGARAGSVSLLADAVDFLGDAANYAISLLVLSMGLLWRARAALVKGATMAVYGIAILGVAGWNAIQGQPPEPMTMGIIGTLALMVNVLVALLLYAFRSGDANMRSVWLCSRNDAIGNLAVLAAALGVLGTGSAWPDLLVAALMASLGLTSAVTVLRQARQELRQLDLNDRAAERAHHGSESREARG is encoded by the coding sequence ATGAGCGGTTCATGTTGCGAGAACAGTTGTTCGGCCCCGGGTCCGGAGGACTCGCGTTTCAGAAAGATACTATGGGTGGCGCTGGTTTTAAACGGCGCAATGTTCTTCGTTGAAATCGTGGGAGGCGCGCGTGCAGGCTCGGTCTCACTGCTGGCGGATGCGGTGGACTTCCTGGGCGACGCGGCCAATTACGCCATTTCGCTGCTGGTGCTCTCGATGGGTCTGCTTTGGCGCGCCCGAGCCGCACTCGTGAAGGGCGCGACCATGGCAGTCTATGGCATCGCGATTCTGGGCGTGGCGGGCTGGAACGCTATCCAGGGGCAGCCGCCCGAGCCGATGACCATGGGCATCATCGGCACTCTGGCCCTTATGGTGAACGTGCTCGTAGCACTGCTTCTGTACGCGTTCCGCTCCGGCGATGCCAATATGCGCTCTGTGTGGCTCTGCAGTCGTAATGACGCGATCGGCAATCTGGCCGTGCTGGCGGCCGCTTTGGGCGTGCTGGGTACAGGTTCTGCCTGGCCAGACCTGCTCGTCGCAGCCTTGATGGCCAGCCTCGGTCTGACCTCGGCGGTTACCGTGCTTCGTCAGGCCCGGCAAGAACTCCGGCAGCTCGACCTGAACGATCGAGCGGCGGAACGGGCGCACCATGGGAGTGAGTCCCGGGAAGCTCGCGGCTAG